From the Vibrio alginolyticus NBRC 15630 = ATCC 17749 genome, one window contains:
- the prmC gene encoding peptide chain release factor N(5)-glutamine methyltransferase, protein MSQVQSIEQALKSATAKLAEGGKESPSLDAAVLLCHVLGKPRTYLLTWPERALETEQQAQFDALLERRIAGEPVAYIIGEREFWSLPLKVSPSTLIPRPDTERLVEVALDKTFGQTGPILDLGTGTGAIALALASEMPNRQVMGVDLKQEAKALAEYNAEQLNIKNVTFAQGSWFEPITEGTKFALIVSNPPYIDEKDPHLSQGDVRFEPKSALVAKENGLADIRHISDLARQYLEVGGWLAFEHGYDQGEAVREIMRGFGYQQVATEKDYGGNDRVTLGCLAS, encoded by the coding sequence ATGAGCCAAGTTCAATCGATTGAGCAAGCACTGAAAAGTGCGACGGCGAAACTGGCAGAAGGCGGCAAAGAGTCGCCTTCTCTCGATGCAGCTGTCCTTCTTTGCCATGTCCTTGGCAAACCAAGAACTTACCTACTTACCTGGCCAGAAAGAGCATTAGAAACCGAGCAACAAGCTCAATTTGATGCACTCTTGGAACGACGCATCGCTGGTGAGCCCGTGGCTTACATCATTGGTGAACGTGAGTTTTGGTCTTTACCTCTTAAAGTCTCGCCATCCACATTGATCCCAAGACCAGATACTGAACGTTTGGTTGAAGTCGCATTAGATAAGACTTTCGGACAAACGGGACCGATCTTAGACCTTGGCACAGGAACTGGCGCGATAGCTTTAGCATTGGCGTCTGAAATGCCAAATCGCCAAGTGATGGGCGTAGACCTTAAGCAAGAAGCGAAAGCACTTGCAGAGTACAATGCTGAGCAGCTAAACATCAAAAATGTGACCTTTGCTCAAGGCAGTTGGTTTGAGCCTATTACAGAAGGTACGAAGTTTGCTTTAATTGTCTCCAACCCGCCATATATTGATGAAAAAGATCCACATTTATCCCAAGGCGATGTGCGCTTTGAGCCAAAATCTGCATTAGTTGCTAAAGAGAATGGCTTAGCTGATATTCGTCATATCTCGGATCTTGCTCGTCAGTATCTTGAAGTGGGCGGTTGGCTGGCATTTGAACATGGTTATGATCAAGGTGAGGCGGTGCGTGAGATAATGCGTGGCTTTGGTTACCAACAGGTCGCTACGGAAAAAGATTATGGCGGTAACGATCGAGTAACACTTGGTTGTCTGGCCAGTTAA
- a CDS encoding SirB2 family protein, protein MYVALKHIHLVTIALSATLLSIRFVLMMMNSPKRNNRFLKVFPHIVDTALLVSGIALIFITGFIPFTDAAPWLTNKITCVLAYIALGFFSLKLAKNNLLKIFGFFGALGWLVMAANIAVSKSPTLFG, encoded by the coding sequence ATGTACGTAGCTCTAAAACACATACACTTAGTGACGATCGCTCTCAGCGCGACGCTACTATCGATCCGATTCGTGTTAATGATGATGAACTCACCGAAGCGAAATAATCGCTTTTTGAAAGTGTTTCCCCACATCGTTGATACTGCATTGCTAGTGTCAGGTATCGCGCTTATTTTCATTACTGGTTTCATCCCGTTTACCGATGCCGCACCGTGGTTAACAAACAAAATCACCTGCGTACTGGCGTACATTGCGCTTGGATTCTTCTCATTGAAACTTGCGAAAAACAACCTACTGAAGATATTTGGCTTTTTCGGCGCATTAGGTTGGTTGGTCATGGCTGCAAACATTGCTGTGTCTAAGAGCCCTACGTTATTTGGATAA
- a CDS encoding SirB1 family protein, producing MLEFFDEDFDNIPLVEGALELNKAINPETKVHWAKQELERLYKDAEATLVHETDEEQRFDAFLRLFFHEWGFKGDEQEYFISDNSFIDKVLERRKGIPVSLGSILLYLGKKLGFPLKGVTFPTQFLLKVDWMHKKPDYINPFNGEYVGERILQAWLIGQEGPLAQLKPEHFEEADNPTIIGRWLALIKSAMLREEHYTLALRCTNLALTFVPDDPYEIRDRGFIFQQLECPQVAVSDFQYFIDQCPDDPASELLKSQVNVMSETHVTLH from the coding sequence ATGTTAGAGTTTTTTGACGAAGATTTTGACAATATACCGTTGGTGGAAGGTGCGCTTGAGCTCAACAAAGCGATTAACCCAGAAACCAAAGTACATTGGGCGAAACAAGAGTTAGAGCGTCTTTACAAAGATGCAGAAGCCACGCTTGTTCATGAAACCGATGAAGAGCAACGATTTGATGCATTCCTACGACTGTTTTTCCACGAGTGGGGATTCAAAGGCGACGAGCAGGAATACTTTATTTCGGACAACAGCTTCATCGATAAAGTGTTGGAGCGCAGAAAAGGTATTCCTGTGAGCTTAGGTTCGATTTTGTTATACCTAGGCAAAAAGCTGGGGTTCCCGTTGAAGGGAGTTACTTTCCCTACTCAGTTCCTGTTAAAAGTCGACTGGATGCATAAGAAGCCAGACTACATCAATCCATTTAATGGTGAGTATGTAGGTGAAAGGATTCTTCAAGCTTGGCTTATTGGCCAGGAAGGACCGCTAGCTCAGCTAAAGCCTGAACATTTTGAGGAAGCTGACAACCCAACAATTATTGGTCGCTGGTTGGCATTGATTAAAAGTGCGATGTTGCGCGAAGAGCATTATACGCTGGCATTACGTTGTACGAATCTTGCTCTAACGTTTGTGCCAGATGATCCATACGAAATTCGTGACCGTGGTTTTATTTTCCAACAGCTAGAGTGCCCTCAAGTAGCGGTATCAGATTTTCAGTACTTTATTGACCAATGCCCTGACGATCCGGCTTCTGAGCTACTAAAATCACAAGTTAATGTGATGAGTGAAACGCACGTCACACTTCACTAA
- the kdsA gene encoding 3-deoxy-8-phosphooctulonate synthase, protein MEQKIVNIGDIQVANDKPFTLFAGMNVLESRDLAMQICEHYVKVTEKLGIPYVFKASFDKANRSSVHSYRGPGLEEGMKIFQELKDTFGVKIITDVHTEAQAQPVADVVDVIQLPAFLARQTDLVEAMAKTGAVINVKKPQFMSPGQVGNIVEKFAECGNDKIILCERGSCHGYDNLVVDMLGFGVMKNASKGSPIIFDVTHSLQMRDPSGAASGGRREQTVELAKAGLATGIAGLFIEAHPNPDQARCDGPSALPLDKLEPFLAQMKSLDDLIKSFADIDIK, encoded by the coding sequence ATGGAACAGAAAATCGTTAATATCGGCGACATTCAGGTTGCTAACGACAAGCCATTCACCCTATTTGCAGGTATGAACGTTCTTGAGTCTCGTGATCTTGCGATGCAGATCTGTGAGCACTACGTAAAAGTAACGGAAAAACTTGGTATTCCTTACGTATTTAAGGCGTCGTTTGACAAAGCAAACCGCAGTTCTGTTCATTCATACCGTGGTCCAGGTCTGGAAGAAGGTATGAAAATCTTTCAGGAGCTGAAAGACACTTTTGGTGTAAAGATCATCACGGACGTTCACACTGAAGCACAAGCTCAACCTGTCGCTGACGTGGTAGACGTTATTCAGCTTCCTGCATTCCTAGCTCGTCAAACTGACCTTGTTGAAGCTATGGCTAAAACAGGTGCGGTTATCAACGTGAAGAAACCTCAATTTATGAGCCCTGGTCAAGTGGGTAACATCGTTGAGAAGTTCGCAGAATGCGGTAACGACAAGATCATCCTATGTGAGCGCGGTTCTTGCCACGGTTACGATAACCTAGTTGTAGACATGCTTGGTTTTGGTGTGATGAAAAATGCTTCGAAAGGTAGCCCAATCATCTTTGACGTAACGCACTCACTACAAATGCGTGACCCATCAGGCGCAGCATCTGGCGGCCGTCGTGAGCAGACAGTTGAGCTTGCTAAAGCGGGTCTAGCGACAGGCATCGCAGGTCTATTTATCGAAGCGCACCCAAACCCAGACCAAGCGCGTTGTGATGGCCCATCTGCACTGCCTCTAGACAAGTTAGAGCCATTCTTAGCACAAATGAAATCGCTTGATGATCTGATCAAGAGCTTTGCAGATATAGATATCAAGTAA
- the ushA gene encoding bifunctional UDP-sugar hydrolase/5'-nucleotidase UshA, protein MNQRLMIKTVLSAAILASLAGCATQPVPEWNADTTYKLTVLHTNDHHGRFWQNRYGEYGMAARKTLIDDLREEIQAEGGSVLLLSGGDINTGVPESDLQDAEPDFKGMSKIGYDAMALGNHEFDNPLDVLFKQQEWANFPMLSANIYDKNTGKRLFQPYAMFKKQGIKIAVIGLTTEDTAKLGNPEFIEQIDFRDPKEEAKKLIAELKETEYPDLIFAVTHMGHYENGNRGINAPGDVALARYLNDGDLDMIVGGHSQEPVCMEGPNVIKKNFKPGDECQPDKQNGTFIVQAHEWGKYVGRADYEFRNGELSMVSYDLIPVNLKKKVKVDGQSQRVLIQDEIKQDEMMLEFLRPYQEKGQGKLNVKIAESNGKLEGDRNVVRYQQTNLGRLIATAHMERAKADFAVMNSGGVRDSIAAGEITYKDVLTVQPFGNMVSYVDMTGKEVLDYLNVVATKPVDSGAYAQFAGIAMSINNGEVTNVFIGNKQLRLDGNYRFTVPSYNAAGGDGYPKIDDHPGYVNTGFTDAEVLKDYLETHSPIDVNEYAPSGEITYLVDTAIDQ, encoded by the coding sequence ATGAATCAGCGTCTGATGATCAAAACTGTTTTGAGTGCCGCTATCTTGGCCTCGTTAGCTGGGTGTGCTACGCAACCTGTACCAGAATGGAATGCCGATACAACCTATAAATTGACCGTATTGCACACTAACGATCATCATGGTCGCTTTTGGCAAAATCGATACGGTGAATATGGCATGGCGGCGCGTAAAACGTTAATCGATGATTTGCGCGAAGAAATACAGGCTGAGGGGGGGAGCGTGTTATTGCTTTCTGGTGGTGACATCAACACAGGAGTACCTGAGTCTGATTTACAAGATGCCGAGCCGGATTTTAAAGGCATGAGCAAAATTGGTTACGATGCGATGGCTCTAGGTAATCATGAGTTTGATAATCCATTGGATGTGCTATTCAAGCAGCAAGAGTGGGCAAACTTTCCGATGTTGTCTGCCAATATTTACGATAAAAATACTGGCAAGCGTTTATTCCAACCATACGCGATGTTTAAAAAGCAGGGCATTAAAATTGCGGTCATTGGCCTTACAACCGAAGACACAGCGAAACTTGGCAACCCTGAATTCATTGAACAAATTGACTTCCGTGACCCAAAAGAAGAAGCCAAGAAGTTGATTGCAGAACTGAAAGAGACAGAGTATCCAGATCTGATTTTTGCTGTCACGCATATGGGACACTATGAAAATGGTAATAGAGGCATCAATGCTCCTGGCGATGTGGCGTTAGCTCGTTATTTGAATGACGGCGATCTCGACATGATCGTTGGAGGACACTCACAAGAACCTGTGTGCATGGAAGGTCCAAACGTTATCAAAAAGAACTTTAAACCAGGTGATGAATGTCAGCCCGATAAACAAAATGGTACCTTTATTGTTCAGGCACATGAGTGGGGGAAATATGTGGGACGCGCCGATTACGAGTTTCGTAATGGCGAACTCTCGATGGTGAGCTACGATCTAATCCCTGTAAACTTGAAAAAGAAAGTTAAAGTTGATGGTCAGTCGCAACGAGTCTTGATCCAAGATGAGATTAAACAAGACGAAATGATGCTTGAGTTTCTTCGTCCTTATCAAGAAAAAGGTCAGGGCAAACTAAACGTGAAGATTGCAGAATCTAACGGTAAGCTTGAGGGTGACCGCAATGTGGTTCGTTACCAGCAAACAAACTTAGGTCGATTAATTGCAACGGCTCACATGGAACGTGCGAAAGCAGATTTCGCCGTAATGAATTCTGGCGGCGTTCGCGATTCGATTGCAGCAGGTGAGATTACCTACAAAGATGTGCTGACTGTTCAGCCATTTGGCAATATGGTCTCTTACGTTGATATGACGGGCAAAGAAGTATTGGATTACCTAAATGTCGTTGCAACTAAACCTGTCGACTCTGGAGCTTACGCGCAGTTTGCCGGCATTGCGATGAGTATCAATAATGGTGAGGTAACCAATGTGTTCATTGGTAATAAGCAACTTCGCTTAGATGGTAATTACCGCTTTACCGTACCAAGCTATAATGCTGCTGGTGGAGATGGTTACCCTAAAATCGACGATCATCCAGGGTATGTAAATACAGGTTTTACCGATGCTGAGGTTTTGAAGGATTATTTAGAAACACATAGCCCTATTGATGTTAATGAGTATGCCCCTTCAGGTGAAATCACGTATTTAGTTGATACGGCGATTGATCAGTAA